CTGAGCCTCAAGCGGTGCAAGCTTTTCCTCAGGCCAAATGCGCAGAGCCATCGCAGTGGTGGCTTGCTCAGCCTCCGCTGCTGCCTGCCAGCAAAGGTTGCCCTGCTCATAGGCATGGAAACGCGCTTGGTAATAGGAAGGAGGAACCAGACCCTCGGTTCGGCTCTTGGCCAAAAGGGGCGCAGCAGCCTCCCGCAATTCAGACCGTCGCTTCCTCCAAGGGATTCCATTGCGCTCAGCTGTTCGGATGATCAGCTGTCGTGCCTGAAAAAACAATGGGCGACGCAACAGGCGAATGCCGATCAACCGTTCAATCCAGCGGCCGAGCCCCCGACTGGAATCAGCCCATTGAGGAGCTGGAGCGGACTCACTCATCGTGAGAAGCGGCAGGATGGGGGGGTTGCGAATAGCTCATGCGCAAGGGTGGCTGGCAAGAATTCAGCAATGCAGACAGTCTGCAACGCCCAACTGCACCATCAGCGGGGCTCACACCTAAACAGGAGCAGGTCGTTCGCGTGCAGCCCACTCGAGGCGGGAAAGGAGGCAAGACCGTCACTGTGATCAGAGGTCTTGAGTTAGATCCAGATGGGCTTAAAGCCCTTTTGAAAAAGTTAAAAACACGGATTGGCAGCGGCGGCACTGCCAAAGATGGCGTGATCGAATTGCAAGGTGATCAGGTCGAGCTCAGTCTCGAGTACCTCAAAAAAGAGGGATATAAACCGAAGAGAGCAGGAGGCTGAGACGTCAGCCCACTTTGTGCCACGAGACAATGCAATCTTTCGCGTTCCGTTCATGGCCGCCGCCGACAATCCAAAAGCCACCAACATCGTTTGGCACCAGGCCTCGGTCGATCGCGACACTCGAGCTGAGCAACGCGGGCACCGCAGTTCGATTCTCTGGTTTACGGGCTTAAGCGGAGCGGGCAAGAGCACCTTGGCCAATGCCGTGAACGCTGCTTTGTTTGAACGCGGACTTGCCACTTACGTGTTGGACGGCGACAACGTTCGCCACGGCCTCTGCAAGGACTTGGGCTTTTCCGACGCCGACCGAGAGGAGAACATCCGTCGCATTGGAGAGGTCGCCAAGCTGTTCCTCGATGCAGGCGTCATCGTTCTGACTGCGTTTGTATCCCCGTTTCGAGCTGACCGCGATAAGGCCAGAGCCCTTGTGAACACTGGAGACTTCATCGAGATCCACTGCGCAGCCGATCTCAGCGTTTGCGAAGAACGCGACACCAAAGGGCTTTATGCCAAAGCACGTGCAGGTGAAATCAAAGAATTCACAGGTATCTCCAGCCCCTATGAGGCACCCGAACAGCCTGAGCTCAACGTGAACACAGGCAACAGCAGCCTGGATAGCTGCGTTGATCAGGTCATCCGCTATCTGATCGACAAAAAAGTCATTCCTGCGCAGAGCTGATCGTTCTTGAAGGGAGATCAAAGCCCTGACGATCAGCCCAGGCGTCGATCAGGGTTTTGATGCAGCTCGCCACTGGCACGGCTAACAACAGTCCGAGAAGCTCTCCAAAACCGAAGAGAGCGCCCGCTCGCGCACCAAGGGGGAGCGCAATGAGCAGCCAAGCCGGCTGCAAGCCAACGATGCTCCCCATTAAGCGTGGCTGGATCACTTGATCCACGATCTGACCAACGCCAATGGCTGCCGCCAGGATGGCTACGCCCATTCCCAGATCTTGCACTGCCAGCAAAACACTCACCGCCACAACAGTGAAAGCGCTGGCATAGGGGATCAAGGTGGTTAAACCAATCAAGACAGCAAACAACACCCCATAAGGAATCTTCAGCAACGTGAACACCGCAATCTGACCAGCGCTCAAAATCAAAGCGAGCACGACTTGACCCGCGAAATAGCCCCGAAAAGTGCGCGTGATCGTAGTCACGACAAGCTGGCGCCATTCCTGCGGCAACCAACGAACCAACCCGGCAGAGATGGAATCGCCTCCAAGCAGAAAAAACACCGCCAGCACCAGAACGATGACTGTGTTGATGGTGGTGCCGAGGGTCGCGCCAAGGATGCTGAGCAACTGTTGACTTAACTGGCTGGCTAGACGACTGGCTCGCGTCAGAACATCGCTGCTCAGATCACCAAATTCACTGGGCAAACCATGGGCCATGGCCCATCCCTGGAGACGAGCGATCAGGCCTTGGGATGCTTCAAGCCAGCCTGGCAAGGCATTAATCAATTGCGCGAGTTGGTCAATCAGAAGAGGAACCAACGTGATCCCTGAGATCACCAAGATTCCAACGGCTACAAAAAAAACGAGGGAAATTGCAAGCCAATCCGGAAGCCCCCTGGCACGAAGCCAACGGGAGGGAATGCTGAGAAGGAAGGCGATCAAGGCAGCCGTCAAGAACAACCCCGGGAAGGGCGCTAGCGGCACAAGCAACTGACGCAACACAAATAAGTTGAGCGTCAAAAGAGGTAGGGCTAGTCCCCAACGCAGCCAGACAGGACCGAACATCAAACGTTCCGTTGAGAGTGAATTGTGAAACGGACCAGGGCCGAAGCTGTGTGATCAGCTACTCGACATTGAATCCAGATACGCGTCAGCACCGAGATCTTTGAGGCGGGCATCCTTGGCAACCACCATGTCGTGGAGTTGCTGGCGGTACGCCTCCAGTCGTTCAGACAGGGACGAATCACTGATCGCCAGAATCTGAGCGGCCAGCAAACCAGCGTTTAAACCTCCGCCAATCGCAACCGTGGCCACAGGAATTCCACCAGGCATCTGCACAATGGAATGCAAGGAGTCCACTCCAGAGAGAGCTCGACTCTTCACAGGGACACCGATCACGGGAAGCGTGGTGAGTGAGGCGACCATTCCTGGGAGATGAGCAGCGCCACCGGCACCAGCAACGATCACCCGGAATCCCAGCTGTTTGGCCTGACGTGCAAAGTCCACCATTTCCAGTGGAGTGCGATGGGCCGAAAGCACACGCACCTCAACGCTGACGCCTAATTCTTCGAGAGCCGAAACCGCTGGCGTCAGGGTCGGTAAGTCAGAATCACTTCCCATGATCACTGCAACAAGGGGAGTCGCGACGATCGTGGGCTCCGATGGCTTGGACACAGCAAGCTTGCAGCGAGACTGCCATCGTCCCGCATTGGCTTCTGAGGACCATTCCCCATGCGCCGGATCACACACGTTCGTCTAGCCCACAGCGCGGCCAAAGACGGGCACGCTCAGCAGTGGTGGCTTCAAGTCGATCAGCAAGACCGCATTGTTGATCTGGGGCTCATGCCTGAGGGATCTGCCATGGCAGGTGAAAACTGGCGCGGAGATGTGCTCAGCCCGATGGGCATCGACCTCCAGATCAATGGGGGCTTTGGACTGCCGTTCCCAGAGCTGACAGAAGCTGAATTGCCGCAACTCCTGCAGCTCCTCGATCAGCTCTGGCGCGATGGCGTGGAAGCGATCAGTCCCACTCTTGTGACTTGCGGCGTCGAGCCCTTGCGCCGAGCCCTTGCAGTGCTCAGACAGGCACGTAGCGCTCACCAGCCGTATCGCTGCCAGCTGCTTGGTGCCCACTTGGAAGGCCCTTTTCTTGCCGATGCAAGGCGGGGAGCCCATCCACGCCAACATCTCGCCACCCCAACCATGACCGAACTCAAAGCACGGATTAACGGCTTTGAGAATGAGATTGCCCTGGTCACGCTCGCTCCAGAACTCGATGGGGCCGCAACCTTGATCGAACACCTTTGCGGCCTGGGCATTCGTGTGGCCCTTGGTCACAGCACAGCAGATGCAACCACAGCCAACGAAGCGTTTACTAGAGGCGTAACGATGCTGACCCATAGCTTCAATGCGATGCCGGGGTTGCATCACCGCAATCCCGGCCCCATCGGAGCCGCCTGCCAACGCGATGACATTGCTCTCGGCCTCATCGCTGACGGGGTTCACGTGGATCCCACGATGGCGGTGCTCTTGCAGCGGCTGGCGGGCGATCAACTCGTGCTTGTCAGCGACGCACTCGCCCCCTACGGATTAGAAGACGGAGTTCACCACTGGGATGAGCGTGCGCTGCTTGTTAAAGACGGCACCTGCCGGCTTGAAGATGGAACTCTTGCAGGCGTGACCTTGCCACTCCTTGAGGGAGTGAAGCGACTCGCGAGCTGGGGCTCCAATCCAGTTGCAGCGATTCATGCCGCAACCGTTGCACCCAGGAAGGTCCTGAACTCAAAGGCAACGTTCCAGCTGATGGGACGCCCTCTAAACGAACTGTTGCGCTGGCATTGGGATAGCGAAACCAAAATCCTTAGCTGGCAACACGCTGACTAAGATTTCGCGACCTTTCCCCCTAACCCCATGTCACCCGAGCCACTGCTGGACGACAAGCAAGCTGAAAAGCAGGTGGTCAAGGGGTACTTCGAAACCACAGGGTTCGAACGCTGGAATCGCATCTACAGCGAAACAGATGATGTCAACAAAGTGCAGCGCAACATTCGCATCGGTCACCAGAAGACCGTGGATGAGGTGTTGACCTGGATTGAGGGAAGTGATGCGCTCAGCGATGTGAGCTTTTGTGATGCGGGGTGCGGTGTGGGCAGCCTCAGCTTGCCCTTAGCGGAAATGGGAGCAGGCTCCATCGATGCAAGCGACATTTCTGAGGCGATGGCGAAGGAGGCTCAGCGCCGGGCCGAGGAGGCAGGCTTGAACATGAGCAAACTGAATTTCTTTGCCAGTGATCTCGAGAGCCTCAGCGGCTCATTTCACACCGTGTGCTGCCTGGATGTGTTCATTCACTACCCACAAACAGCAGCAGAGGAGATGGTTCGCCACCTCTGCAGCCTCACCGAACAGAGGCTGATCGTGAGCTTTGCTCCCTACACCCCTTTGCTGGCATTGCTCAAAGGCATCGGCCAACTCTTCCCTGGCCCCAGTAAAACCACCCGGGCTTACACCCTGAAAGAAACGGGCATCGTGCAAGCCGCTGAGTCCTGTGGATTCAAATTGGTGCGCCGCAGCTTGAACAAGGCACCGTTTTACTTTTCGCGCCTTTTGGAATTCCAAAAGAACTGATCTCACTCAGCGCGAATCCCTTCAAGGCCCGGCACCGTCTCGGTCTCTCAACAACTTGGGCGGCTGAGCCTTGAGCGATAGCCACTTGGACGTCGGCCAACACAAACCCTCCAGGCGCCAAGCGTGCAAGTGGTATCCACCATCCCCTGGCGTTGCGGTTGCACAGAGCCCCTGATCGGATTGATACAAGGGATCTCCGAGTAAGGGGAATCCCAGTTGGGCAAGATGAATACGAATCTGATGGGGGCGGCCTGTATGGATCTGTACTTCCAAGAGGTCTTCCCTCTCCCCTCGCTCCCGCAGTTGCACTTCAGAGTGAGCCGATAGGCGCCTACGCAATGGCTCCGGAGTCGATGGCTCTGGTCCCCAAACCCAACCGAGCAAAGGATGTTGCCTCTCCACAACATCGGTTTGGATCACAAGCGTCTGACCTTGTTGGAGGCTCTCCAAGCGATGCGTTAAGCCCAGGTACGTTTTTCGGCAATCGCCCTCAGGTCGAAATTGCTTCGACAACGCAGCCCGGGTTTCGGGCCGACGGGCGCAAACCTGAAGGCCAGACGTGAACCTTCCGAGGCGATGAATAGGCTTTGGCACCAAGACCTCTCCAACAGAACGGCTACTCCGCTCCAACAAGGACGTCAGCGTGTGTACAAGGAAGCCGCCACCTGGCATCACCGGCAATCCTGAGGGCTTATTCACGACCAGCACATCCCCGTCATCGTGAATGACCTCCAATTGATCCGGAACCGCAGCCTCTACCCAGGGCGGACGCGCCCAACGAATCCAATCGCCCGCCTTGACCTCGACGTCATCGGAACAAGCCAGACCATTCAGAGTGATTTCCCCGCTGGCCAAGCGCTGCTGCCACGTCGCCGGACAGGAGTGGCGATGGCGCAGCGCCAGCACAGCACTCAATCGGGTGGACTGTTCCCCTGGCTGAACCCGATCGCAGTAGGTCCAGCCGTTGTTCAACGCCGCCGGCCGCCATCCCGCCGGCTCAGCCATCAATTCACAAGGTGATGTTGGAGGGCATAACGCACGAGCTCCGTGCGGCTAGAGGTTTCCGTTTTGATGAAAAGCCGGCTCACGTACTTCTCCACATTGCGAATCGAGGTCTCGAGCTGCCGCGCGATCTCCTTATTCATTAAGCCCTCAGCCACAAGCTGCAACACACTTGCCTCCCTTGGCGTGAAATTGTGCTGAACGGGGTCCTGATTGGGTAGGGCATCAGCCTGGGCAAGAAGCGAGCGGATCTCTGTGATCTGCTTGGCCATCTGACCCATATCGGTGTCAGCGAACCGTGCTGCCTCCTGCAACAACCGCTGCTGCCGCTGGGCAACATTTCTGACCCTGGCGACGAGTTCATCAGGGTCAAATGGTTTAGGGATGTAGTCATCCACGCCCGCGAGATAACCCTGAGTACGATCCGCCGTCATCCCTTTGGCAGTGAGAAAAATCACCGGCGTTCCGCCAAGCCGCTCGTCTTCACGCAGCTTGCGCAGCAACCCAAATCCATCAAGCCTAGGCATCATCACGTCGCTGATCACCAGATCAGGAAGCATCTGCTGGGCCTTGATGAAGCCCTCTTCACCATCCTCAGCCGTTGTGACATCAAATCCCTCATCCTCTAAGTAGGCCTGAACGGCAGTACGCAAACCAGGTTCGTCATCTACGAGCAGCAACCGTGGGGTCAGAACCTCGCTGGGAGTCTCCGTCATGGACCTGACGCATCTAACGCGAAATCTAGAGGCGCTATTGGCTTGGCAACCGCAAAATCTCTTGAGATTCCTTCTGCAGCGTGGAGAAACCCAACGCCTTGGCCTTCTCAGTCAAAGCAGAGGGATCTTCACCAGCAAGCTCTGGCTCACAGGCAGCCCACCACACCAGATGGTTTTCCCGATTCGCCGAGGTGACCAAACCACCAGGATTGAGCCGCTGAAGATAAATCGCATTCTGATCGCGTGTGACACGCATGGGATCAGTCCGACTGCAACTCACCGATTCCGTTGGGATGATCAGATTCTCAGGCGATTCCCTCCAAAGCTTGTATTGCCTTAAATCAGGATCAGTCGAATCCAACTGGATGGCAAAAATTCCGAGAAGGGAAGTGCCACCTAGCTCACGCGTCTCGAGCACGACCAAGTCGGCAGGCCTCGACGCCCGCATCTGTTCAAGGACCTTCTCGCGCAGAGATGGCTCTGCCAAGCAGGGCTGCAGAACACTGATCGCGAGCAGACTCAAGCTGGTCATGCAATAAGCCGTACGCATCAGATAGGACGACAGACTCACACCATGCTGCCAAGCCCCGAAGCCGTCTTGACTCAATCGGCACCAATTGCCCTCGACCATCAAGCCACAACGCCGTGTCACCAGGATGTGGTGAAGGCCATGGAGCCTTGGTGGACTGAACAGTGGGGAAATCCTTCTAGCCGGCAACATCGACTCGGACTGACGGCCGCCGCCGCCGTTCAAATGGCCCGAGAACAAATAAGCGATTGCCTGAACTGCTCAGCTGAACAGCTGATCTTCACCAGCGGAGCCACGGAGGCCAACAACATTGCTCTGCTCGGACATGCACGCGCCATCGCTCGCGAGAGGGGAAAACCGGGGCATCTGATCAGCATGGTCAGTGAACATCATGCTGTTCTCGACCCCCTGCGGCAGCTTCAGCGCGAAGGCTTTCGCATCACCCTTCTCTCACCAGAGTCGGATGGTCTCCTCGAGCTCAAAAAGCTTGAGGCCGCCATCACTGAAGACACCCAATTGGTGAGTGTGATGCTGGCCAACAACGAAATCGGCGTCATCCAGCCACTCCCTGAAGTCGCGGCCATTTGCAGAGATCAGGGTGTGACTCTGCACAGCGATGTCGCTCAAGCCTTCGGCCACATCCCCTTAGATAGCAAAGGGCTTGGCGCCGATTTTCTCAGCCTGAGCGCCCACAAACTGAACGGGCCAAAGGGGGTTGGCGCTCTGATCAGCAACCCAGACTTAAAGGTCGAGCCGCTGCAATGGGGAGGGGGGCAAGAACGGGGGTTGAGACCTGGCACCTTGCCGGTGCCGCTCATCATCGGATTTGCCAAAGCGGCAGAGTTGGCACAAAGCGATCTCGCTAGCCGCAGTCAACGCATCGAACGTTTGCGCAATCGGCTTTGGGAGGGCCTGAAGCAAAGGCAGCCAGAGCTAATGCTCAACGGCCATGCCACAGCTCGACTGCCGCACAATCTCAACATCACCATTCCAGGCGTCTCGGGAAACAAGCTGCATCGAGCGCTGCGATCCCGAGTGGCCTGTAGCAGTGGTTCGGCCTGCAGTCGC
The Synechococcus sp. CC9311 DNA segment above includes these coding regions:
- a CDS encoding amidohydrolase family protein, which produces MRRITHVRLAHSAAKDGHAQQWWLQVDQQDRIVDLGLMPEGSAMAGENWRGDVLSPMGIDLQINGGFGLPFPELTEAELPQLLQLLDQLWRDGVEAISPTLVTCGVEPLRRALAVLRQARSAHQPYRCQLLGAHLEGPFLADARRGAHPRQHLATPTMTELKARINGFENEIALVTLAPELDGAATLIEHLCGLGIRVALGHSTADATTANEAFTRGVTMLTHSFNAMPGLHHRNPGPIGAACQRDDIALGLIADGVHVDPTMAVLLQRLAGDQLVLVSDALAPYGLEDGVHHWDERALLVKDGTCRLEDGTLAGVTLPLLEGVKRLASWGSNPVAAIHAATVAPRKVLNSKATFQLMGRPLNELLRWHWDSETKILSWQHAD
- a CDS encoding translation initiation factor, which encodes MRKGGWQEFSNADSLQRPTAPSAGLTPKQEQVVRVQPTRGGKGGKTVTVIRGLELDPDGLKALLKKLKTRIGSGGTAKDGVIELQGDQVELSLEYLKKEGYKPKRAGG
- the purE gene encoding 5-(carboxyamino)imidazole ribonucleotide mutase, with the protein product MGSDSDLPTLTPAVSALEELGVSVEVRVLSAHRTPLEMVDFARQAKQLGFRVIVAGAGGAAHLPGMVASLTTLPVIGVPVKSRALSGVDSLHSIVQMPGGIPVATVAIGGGLNAGLLAAQILAISDSSLSERLEAYRQQLHDMVVAKDARLKDLGADAYLDSMSSS
- a CDS encoding RNA pseudouridine synthase, with translation MAEPAGWRPAALNNGWTYCDRVQPGEQSTRLSAVLALRHRHSCPATWQQRLASGEITLNGLACSDDVEVKAGDWIRWARPPWVEAAVPDQLEVIHDDGDVLVVNKPSGLPVMPGGGFLVHTLTSLLERSSRSVGEVLVPKPIHRLGRFTSGLQVCARRPETRAALSKQFRPEGDCRKTYLGLTHRLESLQQGQTLVIQTDVVERQHPLLGWVWGPEPSTPEPLRRRLSAHSEVQLRERGEREDLLEVQIHTGRPHQIRIHLAQLGFPLLGDPLYQSDQGLCATATPGDGGYHLHAWRLEGLCWPTSKWLSLKAQPPKLLRDRDGAGP
- a CDS encoding response regulator transcription factor, which gives rise to MTETPSEVLTPRLLLVDDEPGLRTAVQAYLEDEGFDVTTAEDGEEGFIKAQQMLPDLVISDVMMPRLDGFGLLRKLREDERLGGTPVIFLTAKGMTADRTQGYLAGVDDYIPKPFDPDELVARVRNVAQRQQRLLQEAARFADTDMGQMAKQITEIRSLLAQADALPNQDPVQHNFTPREASVLQLVAEGLMNKEIARQLETSIRNVEKYVSRLFIKTETSSRTELVRYALQHHLVN
- a CDS encoding cysteine desulfurase family protein — protein: MLPSPEAVLTQSAPIALDHQATTPCHQDVVKAMEPWWTEQWGNPSSRQHRLGLTAAAAVQMAREQISDCLNCSAEQLIFTSGATEANNIALLGHARAIARERGKPGHLISMVSEHHAVLDPLRQLQREGFRITLLSPESDGLLELKKLEAAITEDTQLVSVMLANNEIGVIQPLPEVAAICRDQGVTLHSDVAQAFGHIPLDSKGLGADFLSLSAHKLNGPKGVGALISNPDLKVEPLQWGGGQERGLRPGTLPVPLIIGFAKAAELAQSDLASRSQRIERLRNRLWEGLKQRQPELMLNGHATARLPHNLNITIPGVSGNKLHRALRSRVACSSGSACSRGEPSHVLMALGRSRQEAEASLRLSLGRSTSDRDIDLAIQAINDVVHQLRHKA
- the bchM gene encoding magnesium protoporphyrin IX methyltransferase, which translates into the protein MSPEPLLDDKQAEKQVVKGYFETTGFERWNRIYSETDDVNKVQRNIRIGHQKTVDEVLTWIEGSDALSDVSFCDAGCGVGSLSLPLAEMGAGSIDASDISEAMAKEAQRRAEEAGLNMSKLNFFASDLESLSGSFHTVCCLDVFIHYPQTAAEEMVRHLCSLTEQRLIVSFAPYTPLLALLKGIGQLFPGPSKTTRAYTLKETGIVQAAESCGFKLVRRSLNKAPFYFSRLLEFQKN
- the cysC gene encoding adenylyl-sulfate kinase → MAAADNPKATNIVWHQASVDRDTRAEQRGHRSSILWFTGLSGAGKSTLANAVNAALFERGLATYVLDGDNVRHGLCKDLGFSDADREENIRRIGEVAKLFLDAGVIVLTAFVSPFRADRDKARALVNTGDFIEIHCAADLSVCEERDTKGLYAKARAGEIKEFTGISSPYEAPEQPELNVNTGNSSLDSCVDQVIRYLIDKKVIPAQS
- a CDS encoding AI-2E family transporter, which encodes MFGPVWLRWGLALPLLTLNLFVLRQLLVPLAPFPGLFLTAALIAFLLSIPSRWLRARGLPDWLAISLVFFVAVGILVISGITLVPLLIDQLAQLINALPGWLEASQGLIARLQGWAMAHGLPSEFGDLSSDVLTRASRLASQLSQQLLSILGATLGTTINTVIVLVLAVFFLLGGDSISAGLVRWLPQEWRQLVVTTITRTFRGYFAGQVVLALILSAGQIAVFTLLKIPYGVLFAVLIGLTTLIPYASAFTVVAVSVLLAVQDLGMGVAILAAAIGVGQIVDQVIQPRLMGSIVGLQPAWLLIALPLGARAGALFGFGELLGLLLAVPVASCIKTLIDAWADRQGFDLPSRTISSAQE